The genomic interval GTCTCGGCCTCGATACCACGGCAGCAGGTGCGCCGCCCCAGGTCGCGCCCGCTGCTACCGTCACCGCCAGCCGTCTGATCGAGGGGCGCATCCTGCGCGCCGGTGATGCCGCGGCCGCGCTTGATCCGCTCGGCGCCAACGGTCTCGCCACCGCGCTGTGGAGCGGCATGGCGGCTGCAGAGGCGACGCTGACGCTGACCGATGGCGATCCCGAACGGGCCGACGCCTATGAGCGCGATTACTTGCAAGGCATCGCGCAGCACCTCGTCACCCAGCAGGCGATGTACGCCGCCGAGCCGCGCTTCGCCGATGCGCCGTTCTGGCAGCGCCGCCGCACTGTCGCATCGTCCCACCCTAACCAGGAGATCTCGCCATGAAGGCTACTCTGCGCACGCTCTTTGCTGCTGCCGCCCTTGCTATCACCTTGCCGGCAGCGGCTTCCGCCGAAACCAGCGCGGTGAAGATCATCGCGCCGACCGATAAGACGATCACACCGAGCGGCACCTGGAGCATCGGCGCCCGCGCCGGCGACTTCGTGTTCATCGGCGGGATGCGCGGCACCGACCGCGTCACCGGCAAGATGGTCGACGGCGACGAGGCGCGGATCCGGCGGATGTTCGACAACATGCTGGCGGCGGCCGAAGCGGCCGGCGCCACCAAGGCCGATGCGGTGCGGCTCACCGTGTTCGTGACCGACGTCGCTAAGTACCGTCCGGTGGTCAACAAGGTGCAGAAGGACATCTGGGGCGACGGCCCGTATCCGCCGCGCACCGTGCTGCAGGTGCCGGCGCTTGACCAGGGCGACATCGCCGAAATCGACGGCACGTTCTACGCACCGGCGAAGTAAGACCGCCGGCCTCCGGGCTCACATTTGAACCGGTGCGGGCCATCGCGCGACTGGAAGGAAGCAAGATTTACATTCGGAGGTGCCGATGGCCCGGCCGTATTTTGCTCTCACGTCTTCTTTGCTGGCGAGTAGTGTCTCGCTGTCTGCCTTTATTATCAGTGTGCCGGCCCACGCTCAGAGTGAGGACGCGGCGCAGACATGCCAGCAGCCGATCACGTCAGTCGAGACAAGCCTCGCAGCATGCACGGCGGCGATCGACTCCGGCGACAGAGACGGCGCGGTCGCTGACTTTCAGCAGACCGTGAAGCTCAGCCCGCAGTTCAAGGAAGCGGTCGAGCGGCTGCAGGAACTCGGCGTCCGGATGTAGCCGCGCGGAGTGCTGCGAGCGAATGCCTTCGCGTTCGCGGTGTTTGTTGTTATCCTTGGAAATTGCACCGGCGGCGCAGCTCGCCGCAACTTAGCTATGAGCCAGCCATGGATCGTGAGTTCCTCGCCGATCTGTTCGCGCCATTCGGTCCGGTCACGATCCGGCGGATGTTCTCAGGCTTCGGGATCTCGGCTGACGGCGTGACGTTTGCGCTGGTGATCCGCGATGCGATCTATCTGCGCACCGATGCGGACGGCGCGGCGCGGTTCGAGGCCGAGGGCAGCCGGCCGTTTCGCTACGACACCCGCACCAAGACGGTGACGGTCGGCTCATACTGGCTGCTGCCGGAACGGCTGCTCGACGATCCGGACGAGCTCGCGCAATGGGCCCGCAGCGCTTATGCGGCCGCCGAGCGCGCCGCGCTCAGCAAGGCGTCGAAGACGCGGCGTGGGACCAAGACGAAGACTGCGGCTGATAGCAATAAGGCGCCGAAGCGAACCAAGCCGGCCAGCGCTCAACGGAAGGTCAAGACAGTTGCGAAGGCAGCAGGTCGGGCCAAGACCGCGAAGACCACAAAGGCTCCTGCGGCGAAGCGCGGCCGGGCGGCGCGCTAACGGCGGCGTCAGGCGACGGCGGCCTGGGTGACGCCGGAGAATTCCGGATCGGTCTCGCAGATCACGCGGTTGCGGCCGTTGCGCTTGGCGGCGTACAGGCAGGCGTCGGCGCGTTCGATCAGCGCTTCGGCATCGTCGTTCGGCTTCAGTGTCGACACGCCGGCCGACAGCGTCACCCGGCCGAGGATCTCGCCGGTCGACTTCTTCTTCAGCTCCTTCGACATCACCAGCCGGCGGATGTTGTCGGCGACGATGATCGCCTGGCGCATCGGCGTGTTCGGCAGCACCACGGCGAATTCCTCGCCGCCGTAGCGCGCGGTGAAGTCCTGGCCCTTGATGCTCTGCTTCAGCGTCAGGCCGACGAGCCGCAGCACCTGGTCGCCGGTGAGATGGCCGTAGGTGTCGTTGAACGATTTGAAGTGATCGATGTCCATCATCAGCAGCGATAGCGGCTGCTGGCTGGTGCCGGCGTTGCGGATCGCTTCCTGGACGGTGCGGTCGAACAGTTTGCGGTTGCCGAGGCCGGTGAGGGGATCGGTGAGGCTCTCGGCGCGGATCGCATCGAGGCTGACCTGGAGATTGGCGATCTCCTGCTTGGAAGTCGACAGCCGCTCTTCCAGCGCGCTGTTGGCCTGCTGCATCTCGCGGGTGGTGACGACCAGACGCTCGACGATCGCCTTGATCTGGTCGTGGTCGGTCGCCAGCGACAGCTTCTGGCTTTCGCCGCGCAGATCGTCGCCGAAGCTGGCGGTGCTGCCGAGCGTCTCGGCGAGCAGCGCCATGATGTCGTCGATCTCGTTGGCGACGCGGGCGCCGATCCGGTCGATCCGGTCGGTGGTGCGGCCGTGCGACAGATAGGTATCGTGCAGCTGGTCGAGGTCGGCGTCGGTGAGGCTGCCGCGCTCCGCCAGCGTGTCGTTGATCGCCTTGTTCAGCTCGGGATTGTAGCCGGTCGCGTAGACGTACCAGATCTCGTAATTGCGCGGGACGGCGCCTTGGCGGAGGGTCTTGATCTGGGAGAGGGCCACCTCGGCATAGGCCATGGTGCGGTCATGGTCGTCCTGCAGCGCGGCCACGAGCCACCCTCCGGTCAGGCGTTTTCAACGCGTGTTTGAAACGGTGTAAGGCTACGGTG from Rhodopseudomonas palustris carries:
- a CDS encoding TfoX/Sxy family protein translates to MDREFLADLFAPFGPVTIRRMFSGFGISADGVTFALVIRDAIYLRTDADGAARFEAEGSRPFRYDTRTKTVTVGSYWLLPERLLDDPDELAQWARSAYAAAERAALSKASKTRRGTKTKTAADSNKAPKRTKPASAQRKVKTVAKAAGRAKTAKTTKAPAAKRGRAAR
- a CDS encoding GGDEF domain-containing protein — encoded protein: MAALQDDHDRTMAYAEVALSQIKTLRQGAVPRNYEIWYVYATGYNPELNKAINDTLAERGSLTDADLDQLHDTYLSHGRTTDRIDRIGARVANEIDDIMALLAETLGSTASFGDDLRGESQKLSLATDHDQIKAIVERLVVTTREMQQANSALEERLSTSKQEIANLQVSLDAIRAESLTDPLTGLGNRKLFDRTVQEAIRNAGTSQQPLSLLMMDIDHFKSFNDTYGHLTGDQVLRLVGLTLKQSIKGQDFTARYGGEEFAVVLPNTPMRQAIIVADNIRRLVMSKELKKKSTGEILGRVTLSAGVSTLKPNDDAEALIERADACLYAAKRNGRNRVICETDPEFSGVTQAAVA
- a CDS encoding RidA family protein: MKATLRTLFAAAALAITLPAAASAETSAVKIIAPTDKTITPSGTWSIGARAGDFVFIGGMRGTDRVTGKMVDGDEARIRRMFDNMLAAAEAAGATKADAVRLTVFVTDVAKYRPVVNKVQKDIWGDGPYPPRTVLQVPALDQGDIAEIDGTFYAPAK